Proteins from a genomic interval of Cystobacter ferrugineus:
- a CDS encoding DUF6640 family protein — translation MSFPIGRVLLSASALSAAIGAYVADWNETHIFNPRWPPHARFHNAHTMLLGTALGIFTLYFLWSKRWRGARGLEVGTILAATYWVTQAGSLLFPGTALTDPEFAYRTAYIGGVVPINQLTIIIVFLVLVTVGFLLERRALRTASAV, via the coding sequence ATGAGCTTTCCGATTGGACGCGTCCTCCTGTCCGCCTCCGCGCTCTCCGCGGCCATCGGCGCCTACGTGGCGGACTGGAACGAGACCCACATCTTCAACCCGCGCTGGCCTCCTCACGCCAGGTTCCACAACGCCCACACCATGCTGCTGGGCACGGCGCTGGGCATCTTCACCCTCTACTTCCTCTGGTCCAAGCGCTGGCGCGGCGCCAGGGGACTCGAGGTCGGGACGATCCTCGCGGCCACCTACTGGGTGACCCAGGCCGGCTCGCTGCTCTTCCCCGGCACCGCCCTGACGGATCCCGAGTTCGCCTACCGCACCGCGTACATCGGCGGCGTGGTGCCCATCAATCAGCTCACCATCATCATCGTCTTCCTGGTGCTCGTGACGGTGGGCTTCCTCCTGGAGCGCCGTGCCCTCCGGACCGCGTCGGCCGTGTAG